The following proteins come from a genomic window of Caloenas nicobarica isolate bCalNic1 chromosome 24, bCalNic1.hap1, whole genome shotgun sequence:
- the MSL1 gene encoding male-specific lethal 1 homolog, with protein MRSTAFRAAEPPRGGLEEEEEEEEGAAPHRPPPRRPREPPPPPLGAHKGRGGGVAAAAEQQQQRWAGLVPLAGGKQAAAGDAGARPRYQAVLPGRGAGEGAAGPGAGPGAGPTEPGPPPPPPAEGKWKSGPRRGGMGAGGGSPGQAACLRQILLLQLDLIEQQQQQLQAKERQIEELKAERDTLLARIERMERRVQLVKKDSEREKHRIFQGFEVDEKPESETCEKLPLECPQDLLEPPPTLQPKHFPYGRNGKGHKRKPTFGSAERKTPVKKLVSEFSKVKSKTPKHSPGKEESSGSLSETVCKRELRSQETPEKPRPLLETPLRASAPPKGPSAHPKEKGFFSSETDDLPYLSTTEMYLCRWHQPPPSPLPLREPSPKKEETVAIPSWRDHVVEPLRDPNPSDLLENLDDSVFAKRHAKLELDEKRRKRWDIQRIREQRILQRLQLRMYKRKGIQESEPEVTSFFPEPDDVESLLITPYLPVVAFGRPLPKLTPQNFELPWLDERSRCRLEVQKKQTPHRTCRK; from the exons ATGAGGTCTACCGCCTTCCGGGCGGCCGAGCCGCCGCGgggggggctggaggaggaggaggaggaggaggagggcgcCGCGCCGcaccgcccgccgccccgccggccccgggagccgccgccgccgccgctgggGGCACACAagggccgcggcggcggggtggcggcggcggcggagcagcagcagcagcgctgggccGGGCTGGTGCCGCTGGCCGGCGGCAAGCAGGCCGCCGCGGGGGATGCCGGCGCCCGGCCGCGCTACCAGGCGGTGCTGCCCGGGCGCGGCGCCGGGgagggcgcggcggggccgggagcgggaCCGGGAGCTGGGCCCACCGAGCCGGgccctccgccgccgccgcccgccgagGGCAAGTGGAAGAGCGGGCCGCGGCGCGGCGGGATGGGGGCCGGCGGGGGCTCGCCGGGGCAGGCGGCCTGTCTGCGGCAgatcctgctgctccagctggaccTCAtcgagcagcagcagcagcagctgcaggccaAGGAGCGGCAGATCGAGGAGCTCAAGGCCGAGCGGGACACG CTCCTGGCGCGGATCGAGCGCATGGAAAGGCGAGTGCAGCTGGTGAAGAAGGACAGCGAGCGGGAGAAGCACCGCATCTTCCAGGGCTTCGAGGTGGACGAGAAGCCGGAGTCAGAGACGTGTGAGAAGCTGCCGCTGGAGTGTCCCCAGGACCTGCTGGAGCCCCCCCCGACCCTGCAACCCAAGCACTTCCCCTACGGCAGGAACGGGAAGGGGCACAAAAG GAAACCAACGTTTGGGAGTGCGGAGAGGAAGACGCCTGTTAAAAAACTGGTGTCCGAGTTCTCGAAAGTGAAGAGTAAAACTCCAAAGCACTCCCCGGGGAAGGAAGAATCGAGCGGCTCCTTGTCTGAAACTGTTTGTAAACGAGAACTGCGGAGCCAAGAGACTCCGGAAAAACCCAGGCCGCTCCTGGAGACCCCGCTCCGAGCCTCGGCGCCGCCGAAGGGCCCCAGCGCCCACCCCAAGGAGAAGGGCTTCTTCAGCAGCGAGACCGACGACCTGCCCTATCTCTCAACCACGGAAATGTACTTGTGCCGCTGGCACCAGCCGCCCCCGTCGCCGCTGCCGTTGCGAGAGCCCTCCCCAAAGAAGGAGGAGACTGTAGCAA TTCCGTCTTGGAGGGACCATGTCGTGGAACCCCTGAGAGACCCCAACCCCTCAGACCTCCTGGAG AACCTGGACGACAGCGTCTTTGCGAAACGGCACGCGAAGCTGGAGCTGGATGAGAAACGGAGGAAAAG GTGGGACATTCAGCGGATCAGGGAACAGAGAATTTTACAGCGGCTGCAGCTCCGAATGTACAAAAGGAAAGGGATTCAGGAGTCGGAGCCTGAAGTTACCTCATTTTTCCCTGAGCCAGATGACG TGGAAAGTTTGCTCATCACCCCCTACCTGCCTGTTGTCGCCTTCGGCCGGCCGTTACCAAAACTGACCCCACA GAACTTCGAGCTGCCGTGGCTGGACGAGCGCAGCCGCTGCCGGCTGGAGGTGCAGAAGAAGCAGACGCCGCACCGGACCTGCCGCAAATAA